The following is a genomic window from Staphylococcus saccharolyticus.
AGAGTAGATAAAAAATTATCAAATGAAAACTTTGTTAATAAAGCTCCAGAGAGAATTATTAATGAAGAAAAAGAAAAGCAACGACATTATCAAGAAAAATATAATGGAGTTAAATCAAGAATCGAACAATTAAAAGCATAGGAGTATGATCATGAATTACCTAGACAGCTTGTATTGGATACACGAAAGATCAAAATTTGGTATTAAACCTGGTGTCAAACGTATGGAATGGATGTTAGAACAATTTAATAATCCTCAAGATAAGATAAGAGGTATTCACATAGGTGGCACAAATGGTAAAGGGTCTACGGTTGCATATCTCAGAACAGCTTTAGTTGAAAATGGCTATGATATTGGTACATTTACTTCACCATTTATAGAAATCTTTAATGAACGTATTAGTTTAAACGGTATTCCAATTACGAATGATGAGATTGTTCAACTTGTTGAGCGTGTTAAGCCAATTTGTGAAGCTTTAGAAAGTGATACTGAACTTGGGGCTGCTACTGAATTTGAAATTATTACAACGATGATGTTTCTCTATTTTGGTGAAATTAGACCTGTCGATTTTGTCATTATTGAAGCGGGCTTAGGAATTAAAAATGACTCAACAAATGTATTTGAACCTGTTTTGTCGATTTTAACTAGTATTGGTCTTGATCACACAGATATTCTAGGAACAACCTACTTAGATATAGCTAAAGATAAATCAGCGATTATTAAGCCCAATACACCAGTGATTTATTCAGTTAAAAATGATGATGCTCTTAAATATGTAAGAGATTATGCATTAGAGCAAAATGCTAAGCCGATTGAATTAGATAGAGAAATTATTATCATCTCTCAAGATGATGAGTTTACGTACCGATATAAAGATTATGAACTTGAAACTATCGTATTGAATATGCTAGGTGAACATCAAAAAGAAAATGCTTCTTTAGCTATTACTGCTTTATTAGAATTAAATGAAGCTGATATCATCGATCTTGATTTTAATAAAATGATTGATGGTATAGAATCAGTTAATTGGACAGGTCGTATTGAACAAGTAAGGGAACAGCCTTTAATGGTTATTGATGGTGCACATAATAACGAGAGTGTTGAAGCGCTCATAGACACTATTAAACATTATTACGGTAGAGAAAAAATAGATATTTTATTTTCTGCTATTAAAGGTAAACCAATTAGTAGTATGATTAATAAATTAAATGAGATTGCGTCACAATTTTATTTAGCTGACTTTGATTTTCCTAAAGCTTTAGCCAAAGAAGAAATTGCTGAAGAAATTAAATTAGATAATATCAAATTTATAGATGATTATGTTCATTTTATTGAAAATTACAAAGGTGATGGACTCATTATTACTGGTAGTTTGTATTTTATAAGTGAAGTAAAAGCTAAAACTAAATTTAATTAATATACAAAAAGAGTAAAACCGTAGTTAGTTTAAACAGGTTTTACTCTTTTTCTTATTATTTTCTTATTTCTCCTCACTATGACACTTTATGATATTCAATCTATGACAATAGATTTGAAGTTACTTGCAGTTTTTTAGTTGTCTCACTTATTTGTACTAAAATCTTTTTCACTAGCTTTGTAGTGATATTTTTTGTTTCTCATATAATATTTTTATATACATTCAAATTAATTGGTTATGGAGACATTTTACTATTTAATATTTTATTTCTCTTTTTACCACTAAACTTTATTTTTGTTATCATTATTTTGACATTTATTATCGGTGGTATTGTGACATTAATTTTAAAGATTTTTATTAGTGGAGATTTAAAGTATGTACCTCTTATTCCATTTGTTTTTCTATCATTTTTAACGACTTCAATTTTTTATAAGCAGCTTAATATATTTTTAGGAGGAGATATCTATTGAGAATTAATGAAAGAGAGACTGATTAATTATGGGGCTAAAAGTTTATCTAACGTAGAATTACTTGCAATACTTATTAATACTAGAAGAAAGGGCTTTTCAAGTATAGATATAGCGAATGAATTAATTAAAAATCATCACTCAATCAGAGAAATAAAAAAGCTATCCATTAACGACTTGTTAAAAATAAAAGGTATTGGTTTG
Proteins encoded in this region:
- a CDS encoding bifunctional folylpolyglutamate synthase/dihydrofolate synthase; the encoded protein is MNYLDSLYWIHERSKFGIKPGVKRMEWMLEQFNNPQDKIRGIHIGGTNGKGSTVAYLRTALVENGYDIGTFTSPFIEIFNERISLNGIPITNDEIVQLVERVKPICEALESDTELGAATEFEIITTMMFLYFGEIRPVDFVIIEAGLGIKNDSTNVFEPVLSILTSIGLDHTDILGTTYLDIAKDKSAIIKPNTPVIYSVKNDDALKYVRDYALEQNAKPIELDREIIIISQDDEFTYRYKDYELETIVLNMLGEHQKENASLAITALLELNEADIIDLDFNKMIDGIESVNWTGRIEQVREQPLMVIDGAHNNESVEALIDTIKHYYGREKIDILFSAIKGKPISSMINKLNEIASQFYLADFDFPKALAKEEIAEEIKLDNIKFIDDYVHFIENYKGDGLIITGSLYFISEVKAKTKFN